A single Montipora foliosa isolate CH-2021 chromosome 7, ASM3666993v2, whole genome shotgun sequence DNA region contains:
- the LOC138010700 gene encoding uncharacterized protein — protein MCTEQFHLRNFQLAYQNGKDFAVSPWLSLPAMIGYRLLVALYCLSWVMYSILVDHTWKWFIFLTDCTFLCITAYFICSTAISVHYWCYIHRKVTRQEPSRQQSFDSSSGLLFYNAASRHPASGERDEPLPEGKYYGTFEDSNQDSNSQTVSVALHEHVSEYPQSWNHKVTWLLYSITSNNSILVTVVFWTLLYSGYEVGEPDIAFHLLNSVFMLIVTFLSSIPVRLLHVVYAMLYGSLYCLFTVVYWLLGGTNDAGDSYIYPILDYSNDPRLAAILIVLYGFVGLPVAQLIHFGLFKLRCYLTGLRNR, from the exons ATGTGTACGGAACAATTCCATCTTagaaattttcaacttgcataTCAGAATGGCAAGGATTTTGCTGTATCACCG TGGCTTTCCTTGCCTGCTATGATTGGATATCGCCTCCTGGTGGCTTTGTACTGTTTAAGCTGGGTTATGTACAGTATTTTGGTTGATCACACTTGGAAATGGTTCATTTTCTTGACAGACTGTACATTTCTATGCATTACTGCTTACTTCATTTGTAGCACAGCCATATCAGTTCATTACTGGTGCTATATTCATCGGAAAGTTACAAGGCAAGAACCCTCAAGGCAACAAAGTTTTGACTCAAGCTCAGGCTTGCTTTTTTACAATGCAGCATCCAGGCATCCAGCCAGTGGAGAAAGAGATGAACCATTGCCAGAAGGGAAGTATTATGGCACATTTGAAGATTCTAACCAGGATAGCAATTCTCAAACAGTTTCTGTGGCTTTACACGAACATGTTTCAGAGTACCCACAATCTTGGAACCACAAGGTTACCTGGTTGCTATACTCTATTACTTCGAACAATTCAATTTTGGTCACGGTAGTTTTCTGGACTTTACTATACAGCGGCTATGAAGTTGGAGAGCCAGATATTGCTTTTCATTTGTTGAACTCAGTGTTCATGCTGATAGTAACATTTTTAAGTAGCATTCCAGTACGGCTTCTCCACGTGGTGTATGCCATGCTTTATGGATCTTTATATTGTTTATTTACAGTGGTCTATTGGTTGTTAGGTGGAACAAATGATGCTGGCGACAGTTACATTTATCCAATCCTTGACTACAGTAACGATCCCAGATTAGCTGCTATTCTGATTGTGCTGTATGGGTTTGTTGGGCTTCCTGTGGCTCAACTGATTCATTTTGGATTATTTAAGCTTCGCTGTTATTTGACAGGTTTGCGAAACAGATGA